The Planctomycetaceae bacterium genomic interval GCCAGAGATCTCGGCACCCAGACGCGCATCGACCGCCTGGCCAACGGGATCGTCGCTTACAAGCAGGACAAGCTGTTCTTCCCCGGACAGGACATCCTGGCCAAGATCGGAACGGCCGCCAACCCCACGCAGTATACCGGCAGCCAGATTCTCGCCGCCGCCATGCTCGGCTACGACTACAACACCATCACGACCGCGGCCGACGAAGCGGCGCTGTGGCCGACGTCCAACGGCGTTCCGTCCAAGGGGTACATCCTCTATTCCCGCGACGGGACCAATGCCAACGCGCCGGACAATACCTTGATGGCCAGCTACGGCACGGCCGCTGCCGCCCGCCGCTTCGTGCTCTCCGACGGGTTCGGGACCGAGCGGATGCCGATCGCCTATTTCGTCACCAACCCGATCCACGGCGGCGGACCGGCGCAGTTCCAGTTGAGCCAGAACAGCGTCATGACCGACCCGGCCACCACGCCCGCCATTGCCCAGGCGGGTTTTGAAGCCAAGATCACCAACCCCCTGACGCCGGGGCGCCCTTACAAGGATCAGGAGTTTCTCCTGATCGCGCCCGGCATGGATCGGAAGTGGTTCACCGATGATGATCGAAAGAACTGGACAATCAGCGAATAGCCCCCGACGAGGCGGATTCACCATGATCGAGATGATGGCCGTGGTGGCGATCATCATCCTGCTGTTTACCATGCTGATCCCCGCCATTCGCGTCGTTCACAGCCGCGTCCTGGCCACCAATTCCAAGAGCACCGTGGCCATGATCAGCGCCGCCTGCGACAAGTTTTCGCACGACTGGAACCGCCAGTATCCCCCCTCCTCCCCGCCGGCTGGGATGACCTACACCACCACCGGCGGACGCAACTGGTACGGACGCGAACTGCTGGTGCTGTACCTGACCGGCT includes:
- a CDS encoding prepilin-type N-terminal cleavage/methylation domain-containing protein; translated protein: MLAKRNLCSRRAIRPSAGAFTLIELLVVITIIVILAAMITPAVMWGIRKARDLGTQTRIDRLANGIVAYKQDKLFFPGQDILAKIGTAANPTQYTGSQILAAAMLGYDYNTITTAADEAALWPTSNGVPSKGYILYSRDGTNANAPDNTLMASYGTAAAARRFVLSDGFGTERMPIAYFVTNPIHGGGPAQFQLSQNSVMTDPATTPAIAQAGFEAKITNPLTPGRPYKDQEFLLIAPGMDRKWFTDDDRKNWTISE